In Pseudomonas glycinae, the DNA window GTTGGCCTGTTTCTCCGGCAATGCCTGGCGCATGTCCAGCCAGTCCGCGTTCATCACCCCTTCCAGCGATTCGAACTTGTCCGCCAGCTTCTGCGCCCCGCCCGGGCCCACCGAGGGAATGTGCAGCTTGTCGAGGAAGCCGCCCAGCGTGGTGCTCGCGGCAAACTCGGCGCCCAGCTCGCCCTGATCCTGAATCTGCAAACCATGACCCAGCAGCTCGGTGATCACCTGCCGGTTGTGCGCATCTTCGAAGAAGCTGTGAATCTCGTGCGCCACTTCCAGGCCGATGTCCGGCAGATACGTCAGTACTTGCGGCAAGGCTTGCTGGACGCGCTCCAGCGACCCCAGCGAGCGGGCCAGCACCTTGGCCGTCTCTTCGCCGACATCCGGAATGCCCAGCGCATAGATGAAGCGCGCCAGACCAGGCTTCTTGCTGTCTTCGATAGCGGTCAGCAACTTGTTGCTCGACACTTCGGCAAAGCCTTCCAGATCGACAATGTCCTCGAACTTCAGCGCATAAAGATCAGCCGGCGAACTGACCAGCCCCTCATCGACCAATTGCTCGACACTCTTGTCGCCGAGGCCTTCGATGTCCATCGCCCGACGGGAGACAAAGTGAATGATCGCCTGTTTGAGCTGCGCACCGCAGGCCAGTCGGCCGACGCAGCGATACACCGCACCTTCGCTGATGGTTTCCTTGCCCTTGCTGCGTTTGACCAGTTGCGTGCGCTCGACGTGGGATCCGCAGACCGGGCAGCTTTCGGGAATCTGCACAGGGCGCGCGTCTTCCGGACGACGCTCCATGACCACTTGCACCACTTGCGGGATCACGTCACCGGCGCGGCGAATGATCACCGTGTCACCGATCATCAGACCCAATCGTGCGACTTCATCCATGTTGTGCAGCGTGGCATTGGCCACCGTGACGCCAGCGACCTTGACCGGTTTCAAGCGCGCCACCGGGGTGACGGCGCCGGTGCGGCCGACCTGGAATTCCACGTCGAGCAGCTCGGTGAGCTCTTCCATGGCCGGGAATTTGTGGGCGATGGCCCAGCGCGGTTCGCGGGCGCGGAAGCCCAGTTCGCGCTGATCGGCAATGCTGTTGACCTTGAACACCACACCGTCGATTTCATAGGCCAGCGAATTACGGCGCTCACCGATATCGCGGTAATAATCCAGGCATTCGCCGATGCCCTTGGCCAGTTTCAATTCGTGGCTGATCGGCATGCCCCAGGCTTGCAGTTGCTTGAGGTTGCCGATGTGAGTGTCGGAAATATCGTGGGACACCTGGCCGATGCCGTAGCAGCAGAATTCCAGCGGCCGGTTGGCGGTGATCTTCGAATCTAGCTGACGCAGGCTGCCGGCGGCGGCGTTGCGCGGGTTGGCGAAAGTCTTGCCGCCGACTTCCAGTTGCGAGGCGTTGAGGCGTTCGAAACCGGCCTTGGACATGAACACTTCGCCACGCACTTCCAGCGTCGCCGGCCAGCCCGTGCCGTGCAGCTTCAGCGGAATGTTGCGCACGGTGCGCACGTTGACGCTGATGTCTTCGCCGGTGGTGCCGTCGCCGCGCGTGGCACCGCGCACCAGCACGCCGTCCTGATACAGCAGGCTGACCGCCAGACCATCGAGTTTCGGCTCGCAGCTGTATTCTACCGCCGCGCCACCACCAAACAGATCGCCGGCCGGCAGATCCAGACCTTCGGTCACCCGGCGGTCGAACTCGCGCATGTCGGTTTCTTCGAAGGCGTTGCCGAGGCTGAGCATCGGCACTTCGTGACGCACCTGGGTGAACGCGGTCAGCGCCACGCTGCCGACGCGCTGGGTCGGCGAGTCGCTGGTGATCAGTTCCGGGTTGGCCGCTTCCAGCGCCTTGAGCTCGTGGAACAACCGGTCGTACTCGGCATCCGGAATGCTCGGTTCATCGAGGACGTGGTAACGGTAGTTGTGCTGATCGAGTTCAGCGCGCAGCTCTAGAATGCGGTCTTTGGCGGCAGTCATGGGTGTTCTCTCATAAAGCAAAAGAGCAGCCGAGGCTGCTCAATCTATTTTGCCGATTGCCCCTTTATTGCGAGGCAACCTTTTTCAATCAACGCTTCTGGGTCAGGGCGCGACGTTCGAATTCAACGATGCGCTGACGGTAGTGCTCGATGGTCTGCGCGGTCAGGACGCTGCGCTGGTCATCTTTCAATTCACCGTTCAGTTCCTGGGACAGCTTGCGGGCTGCCGCGACCATCACGTCGAAGGCCTGCTTCGGGTGACGCGGGCCTGGCAGGCCGAGGAAGAAGCTCACCGCCGGGGTGCTGAAATGGTCGATGTCGTCCAGATCGAAGATGCCCGGCTTGACCGCGTTGGCCATGGAGAACAGCACTTCACCGTTGCCAGCCATGCTTTCGTGACGGTGGAAGATATCCATCTCGCCGAAACGCAGACCGCTTTCCAGAATGTTCTGCAGCAGTGCCGGGCCCTTGAAGCCGGCCGGATCGCGGCAGATCACGCTGATCACCAGCACTTCTTCGGCTTGCGGCTGATCTTTATCGGCAACTGCAGGCGACGACTTGGCGGCAGGCTCGACGAAATCATCGTCGCGGCTGCTGAAGCTCGGGCCGCCGTCCAGATCCAGATCGAGGTTAAGGTCGCCCTGGGCCGGACCGTTGCTGCCACGCTTGCCGCGCTTGGAACCGGATTCGCGAGGCTCGCGTGCTTCGCGGGCCGGCATGCTCACCGATGGCAGATCGTGTTCGTCCAGTTGCGGCTCTTTATGGGTATCCAGCACGCGGGCCGGGCCCAACAGCTCGGCGCTGGTGTCCTCGTCCGGCAGGTTGGACAGACTTCGGTCAAGACGGAATTTCAGTTTTCCCTTGCCACCGCGCATACGGCGCCAGCCATCGAAAAGAATACCGGCTATCACAATGATGCCGATGACGATCAGCCACTCGCGCAGACCGATTTCCATGTAATCCCGTGCCTCTATAAAAAATGCTGAAAAATAAGGGGTTTACACTGTGCAAACCGCTTTAAAACGTGGCGCCAACTCTATGTTCTGACAGGCGTTTTGCCCACGTATACGAAAAATTGACATTAAACTAGCACGACCAAAGACAACTTTACACCGTCTGTCTCATTGGCTTGCGCGATTATGTCGATTGGCCAGCAAGTCGAAGCCGGTAAATATGTCCTACAGACTACAAATACCTTTTCCGACAGCGCCGGCTCAGGCATCCACCATCGCCATCGCCTCCTCGACATCCACGGCTACCAGTCGCGAACAACCCGGCTCGTGCATCGTCACGCCCATCAACTGGTCAGCCATTTCCATGGCGATCTTGTTGTGGGTGATATAGATGAACTGCACGGTCTGCGACATCTCTTTGACCAATCGTGCGTAGCGTCCAACGTTAGCGTCATCCAGTGGTGCGTCAACCTCATCGAGCATGCAGAACGGCGCCGGATTCAATTTGAAGATCGCAAAAACCAGTGCCAGCGCGGTCAGGGCCTTCTCGCCACCGGAGAGCAAATGGATGGTGCTGTTCTTCTTCCCGGGCGGTTGCGCCATGATCGTCACCCCTGTATCGAGTAGATCTTCGCCCGTCAGTTCCAAATACGCCCGCCCGCCACCGAAAACTTTCGGGAAAAGTGCCTGTAAACCGCCATTGATCTGATCAAAGGTATCTTTGAAACGGTTACGGGTTTCCTTGTCGATCTTGCGGATGACGTTTTCCAGGGTCTCCAGTGCTTCGACCAGATCGGCGTCCTGGGCATCCAGATAACGTTTACGCTCGGATTGTTGCTGGTATTCGTCGATCGCCGCGAGGTTGATCGCGCCCAGGCGCTGAATGCGCGCGGCAATGCGTTCAAGCTCTTCCTCGGCAGCCTTCTCGCTGGCCTCGGCAGTCAAGGTGTTGAGCACGCCGTGCAGATCGTAGCCGTCTTCCAGCAATTGATCCTGCAGGGCCTTGCGGCGCACGGTCAGGGCCTGCCATTCCATGCGTTGCTGTTCGAGCTGGCCACGGATCAATTGCGATTGCTGTTCGGCCTGAGTCCGGCGTTTTTCCGCGTCGCGCAGTTCGCGATCGGCATCTTCGAGGGCGATCTGCGCGGTCTTGAGTTCGTCGTCGACGCTCATGCGCTTGTCGAGCAATTCTTCAAGCTTGAGGCGCAGTTCTTCCAGCGGCGCTTCGCCCTCCTCCAGATTCAGGCTGAGCTGTTCACGTTTTTCGGTGAGGCGCTCGGCCTGCATTTCCAGACGTTCAAGGGCCTGACGGGTCGAATCATGCTGCGCCCGCAGCGAGCCAAGACGCACGGCCAATTGATGGGCGTGATCCTTGTGCTGGCGGGCTTCCTGACGCACTCGATCCAACCGTTCGCGCAGGCTGTCGCGCTGGGCCAGCAGCAATTCGCGCTGCTCGGTGTCGAGGGCCATGGCGTCGAGAGCATCCTGCAACTGGATCCGCGCTTCGCCGATGTTTTCGTGTTCCAGCTCGCGCTGTTCAGCGAGTTCGACCAGCTCTTCGTCGAGGCGGGTACGACGCAGGTTCAACTGCTCGGCCTTGGCTTTGCCAGCGGACAGCTGAGCTTTCAATTCGCCTTGCTGACGGGCTTCATCCTGCAACAGTCGACGCAAATGTTCGCGACCGTTTTCCTGCTGACGCTGTTGCGCGCGCAGGGTTTGCAAACGGGTTTCCATGGCCTCGACCGTGGCTTCGCGCTCTTCGCGTTCCGCATGCAGCGATTCGATTTCCTGGCCGCGCGCGAGCATGCCGCTTTCGGCTTCGCTGGCGCGGCGCACCCGCAGAAAGTGCCGGCCAACCCAGTAACCGTCACGACTGATCAGGCTCTGCCCGGCAGCCAGTTGGCCACGCAGGGCCAGCGCCTGTTCAAGGCTGTCGACCGGTTTGACCTGGGCGAGCCAAGGCGACAAGTCCACCTGCGCCTCGACCTTGTCCAGCAGGCTGCCGGCCACGCGTACACCGTCATTACCGGGGCTGAGCAAACGCAGATCGCCCTGGGCAAAACCGGACAGATCGAAGCCGTCGAAATCATCCACCAGCACCGCTTGCAGGTCGGCGCCGAGTACGGTTTCCACCGCCAGCTCCCAACCGGCCTCGACCTTCAGGCCTTCGGCCAGACGCGGGCGTTCGGCGAGGTTGTGTTCTTTCAGCCATTCGGCAGTGCCGGTGCCCGGATCGAGCGCAGCCTGCTGCAAGGCTTCGAGGGATGCGAGTCGGCCATTGAGGCGCTGCAAATCGCCCTGCGCCTGTTGCTGCGCGGTCAGCGCCTGCTGCAATTCCTGGCGCAGTTGCTCAAGTTTTTCGACCTGGGCTGCTTCGCTGGTCTGCAAATCTTCAAGGGTGGCTTCGGACTCGGCGAGCTGCTCGCTGAGCTCCATGATCGCCGCATCCTCGGGATCGGCCGACAGCAGCGCCCGCTCTTCACTCAGGCGCTTTTGCCGATCGGCCAGACGCTCCATGCTGGTTTCCAGCTGCTGGATGCGCGACTGCTGCACTTCGGCCTGACGACGCGGTTCGGCGGCGGTCAGGTTGAAGGCGTCCCACTGCTCCTGCCAGCCGTGCATGACGGTTTCGGAATCTTCAAGCGCCGCGGCGGCTTCTTCAGCGGCGGCGTTGGTGATTTCCTGCTCAGGGGTCAGTTGATCGAGTTCTTCGCCGAGGGTCAGCAGCAAGGTGCGGTCGTGCCCCAGGTGCGATTCGGTTTCCAGGCGTGCGCGCTCGGCTTCTTTCAGATCGTCCTGCAATTGGCGCAAGCGCTGCTGACCGTGCTGGATGCTCTGCTCGACCCGGGCGATGTCGCCGCCGACCGAATAGAAGCGCCCCTGCACCAGATTGAAGCGCTCGGACAGGTCATGGTGACCGTCGCGCAGGCGTTCAATGGCGGCGTCGGCGTTGCGTTGCTCGGCGACCAGCGCTTCGAAGCTGATTTCCTGGTTGCCGATGATCGATTCACGCTGGCTGACCTGATCGTTCAGATCCTGCCAGCGCAAGGCCGACAGTTGCGCCTTGAGCTGGCGTTCTTCGGCCTTGTATTCCTGATACTTCTTGGCGGCCTCGGCCTGCCGGTGCAGGCGTTCGAGCTGGCGCTCAAGCTCTTCACGCAGGTCGGTGAGGCGGGCAAGGTTTTCGTGAGTGCGGCGAATGCGGTTTTCGGTTTCGCGCCGGCGCTCCTTGTACTTGGAGATGCCGGCGGCTTCTTCGATGAAATTACGCAGGTCTTCGGGTTTGGACTCGATCAGCTTGGAGATCATCCCCTGCTCGATGATCGAGTAGCTGCGCGGACCGAGGCCGGTGCCGAGGAAGATGTCGGTGATGTCGCGACGACGGCATTTGGCGCCGTTGAGGTAATAAGTCGTCTGGCTGTCGCGGGTCACTTTGCGGCGGATCGAAATTTCCGCATAAGCGGCCCACTCGCCCAGCAGCGTGCCGTCGGAGTTGTCGAACACCAGTTCGATGCTCGCCTGGCTCACCGGTTTGCGGCTGGTCGAGCCGTTGAAGATGACGTCGGTCATCGACTCGCCGCGCAGGTTCTTGGCCGAGCTTTCGCCCATTACCCAGCGCACGGCGTCGATGATGTTCGACTTGCCGCAACCGTTCGGCCCGACGACCGCCGCCATGTTGCTGGGGAAGTTCACCGTGGTCGGATCGACGAAGGATTTGAACCCCGCCAGCTTGATGCACTTGAGCCGCAAGGTCAGGCAACCGTCAGGGCGGACACCACCAGATCGCAGCTGCGCTGGGCGTATGCCGTCAGCACGATGCGGATCTGCGGCAGGTCACGGGCGAGGACGGCGGCGAGCAGGCGTTCGAAGAGTTCGAGGAATTCGCTCATCTCGGCCTTGCGCTGTTCCAGCGCGAGGAAATACGCACGGCTCATGGCCGGTTGCAGGTTCTCGACGGTTTCCTGCAGGTACGGGTTGTTGGCGAACGGATACGCGGCGCGCATCACGTTGAAACTGTCGTCGACGAAGGTGCGGATGTCCTGACGCTCGTAGCTGGCGGTCAGGCGTTGCTGGATCTGCACGAACGGCGCCATGTCGGCCTGCGTCTGCCAGCCATTGGCCACGGCGTTGCCGAGCAGGATGTACAACTCGCTCATCAACGTGCACAGGCTCTGCACCTTGTGCGCCGTCAGTTCGGTGACGTGGGCGCCGCGGCGCGGCAGGATCGCGATCAGGTGACGGCGCTCGAGGATCAGCAAAGCTTCGCGGACAGAGCCGCGGCTGACGTTCAGCGCCAGCGTGACCTTTTGTTCCTGGATGCGCTCTCCCGGCTTCATTTCGCCGCGAATGATCCGTTCGGCGAGGTGGTGAGCGATTTGCTCGGCGAGGCTGTCCGGCGCCTTGAACGTCATGGTTGTCCTTCAAACTCTTCGATCTGCACAAGCGGCGCAGTGTAGCGCAATGCGCGGTCATGGCGGAGTGCCCGCACAGCGGTTTTTGGCACGAATCCCGCAAAAAAGCGCTTGATCCAATGAGGGTCAATACTGAAGAGACACGAGGTTGAGCGACAAAACGGTTTTTCCTGACCTTTAAGTCAGAAAACCATTGACCGAAAAGTCAGACCTGCTAAATTCGGCTCAAGTCGCTCAACAACAATAATGAGTCTGCGAGGCCTTCCGTGATCCAGTTTTTACTTAACCAGGAACTCCGTAGCGAGCACGCCCTGGACCCGAACCTGACTGTGCTCAACTACCTGCGCGAACACGTGGGTAAATCCGGCACCAAAGAAGGCTGCGCCAGCGGAGACTGCGGCGCCTGTACGGTGGTGGTCGGCGAGTTGCAGACGGATGACGATGGCCGCGAGCACATTCGCTATCGCAGCCTCAACTCGTGCCTGACGTTCGTTTCGTCGCTGCACGGCAAGCAATTGATCAGCGTCGAAGACCTCAAGCACAAGGGCGAACTGCACAGCGTGCAGAAAGCCATGGTCGAGTGCCACGGTTCGCAGTGCGGTTTCTGCACCCCTGGTTTCGTGATGTCGCTGTTCGCCCTGCAAAAGAACAGCGATGCACCGGATCAGGCCAAGGCCCACGAAGCGCTGGCCGGCAACCTCTGCCGCTGTACCGGCTACCGGCCGATCCTCGCCGCCGCCGAACAATCCTGCTGCGCCAAGCAACCGGACCAGTTCGACGCCCGGGAAGCGGAAACCATCGCCCGCCTCAAAGCCATTGCCCCGACGTCGATCGGCGAACTCAACAGCGGCGACAAACGCTGCCTGGTGCCGCTGACCGTGGCCGACCTGGCCGATCTCTACGACGCTTATCCACAGGCCCGCCTGCTGGCCGGCGGCACCGAT includes these proteins:
- the ligA gene encoding NAD-dependent DNA ligase LigA, whose product is MTAAKDRILELRAELDQHNYRYHVLDEPSIPDAEYDRLFHELKALEAANPELITSDSPTQRVGSVALTAFTQVRHEVPMLSLGNAFEETDMREFDRRVTEGLDLPAGDLFGGGAAVEYSCEPKLDGLAVSLLYQDGVLVRGATRGDGTTGEDISVNVRTVRNIPLKLHGTGWPATLEVRGEVFMSKAGFERLNASQLEVGGKTFANPRNAAAGSLRQLDSKITANRPLEFCCYGIGQVSHDISDTHIGNLKQLQAWGMPISHELKLAKGIGECLDYYRDIGERRNSLAYEIDGVVFKVNSIADQRELGFRAREPRWAIAHKFPAMEELTELLDVEFQVGRTGAVTPVARLKPVKVAGVTVANATLHNMDEVARLGLMIGDTVIIRRAGDVIPQVVQVVMERRPEDARPVQIPESCPVCGSHVERTQLVKRSKGKETISEGAVYRCVGRLACGAQLKQAIIHFVSRRAMDIEGLGDKSVEQLVDEGLVSSPADLYALKFEDIVDLEGFAEVSSNKLLTAIEDSKKPGLARFIYALGIPDVGEETAKVLARSLGSLERVQQALPQVLTYLPDIGLEVAHEIHSFFEDAHNRQVITELLGHGLQIQDQGELGAEFAASTTLGGFLDKLHIPSVGPGGAQKLADKFESLEGVMNADWLDMRQALPEKQANSVREFFALPEHRQLAEDAEKQLRDFGMHWQSEKKVVEGLPLAGETWVLTGKVELMSRDVAKEHLESLGAKVAGSVSAKTHCVVAGPGAGSKLTKANELGVKVMDEEAFIAFLKGHGISA
- the zipA gene encoding cell division protein ZipA; its protein translation is MEIGLREWLIVIGIIVIAGILFDGWRRMRGGKGKLKFRLDRSLSNLPDEDTSAELLGPARVLDTHKEPQLDEHDLPSVSMPAREAREPRESGSKRGKRGSNGPAQGDLNLDLDLDGGPSFSSRDDDFVEPAAKSSPAVADKDQPQAEEVLVISVICRDPAGFKGPALLQNILESGLRFGEMDIFHRHESMAGNGEVLFSMANAVKPGIFDLDDIDHFSTPAVSFFLGLPGPRHPKQAFDVMVAAARKLSQELNGELKDDQRSVLTAQTIEHYRQRIVEFERRALTQKR
- the smc gene encoding chromosome segregation protein SMC, coding for MRLKCIKLAGFKSFVDPTTVNFPSNMAAVVGPNGCGKSNIIDAVRWVMGESSAKNLRGESMTDVIFNGSTSRKPVSQASIELVFDNSDGTLLGEWAAYAEISIRRKVTRDSQTTYYLNGAKCRRRDITDIFLGTGLGPRSYSIIEQGMISKLIESKPEDLRNFIEEAAGISKYKERRRETENRIRRTHENLARLTDLREELERQLERLHRQAEAAKKYQEYKAEERQLKAQLSALRWQDLNDQVSQRESIIGNQEISFEALVAEQRNADAAIERLRDGHHDLSERFNLVQGRFYSVGGDIARVEQSIQHGQQRLRQLQDDLKEAERARLETESHLGHDRTLLLTLGEELDQLTPEQEITNAAAEEAAAALEDSETVMHGWQEQWDAFNLTAAEPRRQAEVQQSRIQQLETSMERLADRQKRLSEERALLSADPEDAAIMELSEQLAESEATLEDLQTSEAAQVEKLEQLRQELQQALTAQQQAQGDLQRLNGRLASLEALQQAALDPGTGTAEWLKEHNLAERPRLAEGLKVEAGWELAVETVLGADLQAVLVDDFDGFDLSGFAQGDLRLLSPGNDGVRVAGSLLDKVEAQVDLSPWLAQVKPVDSLEQALALRGQLAAGQSLISRDGYWVGRHFLRVRRASEAESGMLARGQEIESLHAEREEREATVEAMETRLQTLRAQQRQQENGREHLRRLLQDEARQQGELKAQLSAGKAKAEQLNLRRTRLDEELVELAEQRELEHENIGEARIQLQDALDAMALDTEQRELLLAQRDSLRERLDRVRQEARQHKDHAHQLAVRLGSLRAQHDSTRQALERLEMQAERLTEKREQLSLNLEEGEAPLEELRLKLEELLDKRMSVDDELKTAQIALEDADRELRDAEKRRTQAEQQSQLIRGQLEQQRMEWQALTVRRKALQDQLLEDGYDLHGVLNTLTAEASEKAAEEELERIAARIQRLGAINLAAIDEYQQQSERKRYLDAQDADLVEALETLENVIRKIDKETRNRFKDTFDQINGGLQALFPKVFGGGRAYLELTGEDLLDTGVTIMAQPPGKKNSTIHLLSGGEKALTALALVFAIFKLNPAPFCMLDEVDAPLDDANVGRYARLVKEMSQTVQFIYITHNKIAMEMADQLMGVTMHEPGCSRLVAVDVEEAMAMVDA
- a CDS encoding GntR family transcriptional regulator, with translation MTFKAPDSLAEQIAHHLAERIIRGEMKPGERIQEQKVTLALNVSRGSVREALLILERRHLIAILPRRGAHVTELTAHKVQSLCTLMSELYILLGNAVANGWQTQADMAPFVQIQQRLTASYERQDIRTFVDDSFNVMRAAYPFANNPYLQETVENLQPAMSRAYFLALEQRKAEMSEFLELFERLLAAVLARDLPQIRIVLTAYAQRSCDLVVSALTVA